One genomic window of Halanaerobium saccharolyticum subsp. saccharolyticum DSM 6643 includes the following:
- a CDS encoding YibE/F family protein, which translates to MKSKKIKAIIFIIIITASLSFLFYNLSFQPDTRELRAVVKEVNDSEISGSGVQKFGRQLVQVEIKEGKFKGETFNASNHLIGNFAWDYRFSEGDEILVAISETESGEIRAVIALDIYRQGWILVLLALFIILLLLYARYIGLKALFSFIGSIIIIWKVLVPGLLNGLNPLLFTTFVLIILSALILFSIAGFTKKGLAAFFGTSLSLLITIILTIFFGNKLALDGMSAPYVGEMLAAGYFNLNVRDIFYAAVVIGASGAAMDIAMDMSTTIKELKEKRPDMEMKDLIKSGFNVGSDVIGTMTTTLLLAYAGGYLTLMMAFMTRTTTLRRIFNLRIIVSEILRTIVGSIGLVIVAPITTIFAAWLYSREFKLKDIKDKFLKN; encoded by the coding sequence ATGAAAAGCAAAAAAATTAAAGCAATAATTTTTATTATTATTATTACCGCATCACTTTCCTTTTTATTTTACAATTTAAGTTTTCAGCCTGATACGAGAGAACTCCGAGCTGTAGTAAAAGAAGTTAATGATAGTGAAATTAGTGGTTCAGGTGTTCAAAAATTTGGAAGGCAGCTAGTTCAAGTTGAAATTAAAGAGGGTAAATTTAAAGGAGAAACTTTTAATGCTTCAAATCATCTGATTGGAAATTTCGCCTGGGATTATCGTTTTAGTGAAGGTGATGAAATTCTAGTTGCAATTTCAGAAACCGAGAGTGGTGAAATTAGAGCAGTAATTGCCTTAGATATTTATCGACAGGGTTGGATTTTAGTTTTACTCGCACTATTTATTATCTTACTATTACTTTATGCACGTTACATAGGTTTAAAAGCTCTGTTTTCATTTATTGGAAGTATAATAATCATCTGGAAAGTGCTAGTTCCAGGCTTATTAAATGGTTTAAATCCGTTATTGTTTACAACTTTTGTACTGATAATTTTATCTGCTTTAATTTTATTTTCTATTGCTGGTTTTACCAAAAAAGGATTAGCTGCATTTTTTGGTACAAGTTTGAGCCTTTTAATTACAATTATTTTAACAATCTTTTTTGGAAATAAACTTGCTTTAGATGGAATGTCTGCTCCTTATGTTGGGGAAATGCTGGCAGCAGGTTATTTTAATTTAAATGTAAGAGACATATTTTATGCAGCAGTTGTTATTGGCGCTTCTGGAGCAGCAATGGATATTGCCATGGATATGTCTACTACAATTAAGGAACTTAAAGAAAAAAGGCCCGATATGGAAATGAAAGATTTAATTAAATCAGGTTTTAATGTAGGTAGTGATGTTATTGGAACAATGACCACAACTCTTTTATTAGCTTATGCAGGTGGGTATTTAACTTTAATGATGGCTTTTATGACCCGAACAACTACCTTAAGAAGAATTTTTAATTTAAGAATTATAGTTTCAGAAATTTTAAGAACTATTGTTGGGAGTATAGGTTTAGTGATAGTGGCACCAATTACAACAATTTTTGCTGCCTGGCTTTATAGCAGAGAATTTAAACTAAAAGATATTAAGGATAAATTTTTAAAAAATTAA